A region from the Flavobacterium enshiense genome encodes:
- a CDS encoding MFS transporter — MEGITLGLKENWKQFTVLVIINAFVGGMIGMERSIFPEFAHSEFGIASKTAILSFITAFGITKALTNYFTGKLANRYGRKNLLLFGWLIAIPIPFLLIYAPSWGWVIFANVLLGISQGLTWSSTVVMKIDLVGEKDRGLAMGLNEFAGYFAVGLVAFLTGYIANKYGITPYPFYIGIAISVIGFLLTALWVKDTRIFVHKESTTDTTAHLDNVFIETTFKNKTLSSVTQAGLINNLNDGMIWGLLPIVLVSLQYNTENIGIITAIYPTVWGIGQLFTGKMSDHYSKKAMLFWGMLLQGIAILILPYSSSFVVLATLSAFLGLGTALVYPTFLSTIAQATSPKQRAESIGTFRLWRDLGYAFGAIISGIMADLFGIEYAILFIGALTIVSSLIIQFRMPEKLKTQKKALRNR, encoded by the coding sequence ATGGAAGGCATAACACTCGGTTTAAAAGAAAATTGGAAACAATTTACCGTTTTGGTTATTATTAATGCTTTTGTTGGTGGTATGATCGGGATGGAACGATCCATCTTCCCAGAATTCGCCCATAGTGAATTTGGCATAGCCTCTAAAACAGCCATACTTTCCTTTATAACGGCTTTCGGGATTACAAAGGCACTCACGAATTATTTTACCGGAAAACTGGCAAATAGGTATGGACGCAAAAATCTTTTATTATTCGGTTGGTTAATCGCCATACCAATCCCTTTTTTACTGATTTATGCCCCAAGTTGGGGTTGGGTAATTTTTGCAAACGTGCTTTTAGGAATCAGTCAAGGGTTAACCTGGAGCAGCACTGTTGTTATGAAAATAGACCTTGTCGGAGAAAAAGACCGAGGCCTTGCTATGGGACTCAATGAATTCGCAGGCTATTTCGCTGTGGGGCTCGTCGCTTTCTTAACCGGTTATATTGCGAATAAATATGGCATTACCCCCTACCCTTTTTACATTGGGATTGCAATTTCTGTAATCGGTTTTCTGTTAACCGCTTTATGGGTAAAAGACACCAGAATTTTTGTCCACAAAGAGAGTACAACCGACACTACGGCACACTTAGACAATGTATTTATCGAAACCACTTTCAAAAACAAAACTTTAAGCTCAGTTACTCAGGCCGGATTGATCAACAACCTTAACGATGGTATGATTTGGGGATTACTACCAATCGTTCTTGTTTCCCTACAATATAATACCGAGAATATTGGGATAATTACAGCTATTTATCCTACTGTTTGGGGAATAGGGCAACTTTTTACAGGTAAAATGTCAGACCATTATTCTAAAAAAGCTATGCTGTTTTGGGGAATGTTGTTACAGGGAATAGCTATTCTGATTCTTCCATACAGCAGTAGCTTTGTGGTTTTAGCTACACTTTCGGCATTTTTGGGATTAGGAACTGCTTTAGTGTATCCAACGTTCTTATCCACTATTGCTCAGGCCACCAGTCCGAAACAACGAGCGGAAAGCATCGGTACATTCCGACTCTGGAGAGATCTGGGTTATGCCTTTGGCGCAATAATATCAGGTATCATGGCTGATTTGTTCGGAATTGAATATGCCATTCTTTTTATTGGGGCACTTACAATTGTTTCGTCGTTAATAATTCAATTTCGCATGCCTGAGAAATTGAAAACACAAAAGAAGGCATTGAGAAACAGATAA
- a CDS encoding LolA family protein: protein MKSKIHLYNNTPLFLGKTMIALVFALFMWIPVTAQNSQKAKELLDDVTAKVKSYDNIVINFSYSVQNLKQNIDQESKGNVTLKGNQYVLNFMGVTKIFDGKKNYTIVPEDEEITISKHDDNDPNTLTPAKMLTFFNSGFKYSWDILQNIKGRQIQYVKLVPINPKDNRKEILLGIDAQTKNIYNLIEMNKNGSKTTIVVNSFKTNQPISKNHFTFTQSKYPNYYINNLD, encoded by the coding sequence ATGAAATCGAAAATACACCTATATAACAATACTCCCCTATTTCTTGGCAAAACCATGATTGCGCTTGTTTTTGCTTTATTTATGTGGATTCCTGTAACCGCTCAGAATTCTCAAAAAGCCAAAGAACTATTGGACGATGTTACAGCCAAAGTAAAAAGTTATGATAATATCGTAATTAACTTCAGCTATTCTGTACAGAATTTAAAGCAGAACATCGATCAGGAAAGCAAAGGGAATGTTACCCTGAAAGGAAATCAATATGTTCTGAATTTCATGGGGGTAACCAAAATTTTTGACGGAAAGAAGAATTATACCATTGTACCGGAAGACGAAGAAATCACGATTTCCAAACACGATGATAATGACCCAAACACTTTGACCCCGGCTAAAATGCTCACTTTCTTCAATTCGGGATTCAAATATTCATGGGATATTTTACAGAACATCAAAGGAAGACAAATTCAATATGTAAAGTTAGTTCCGATAAACCCAAAAGACAACCGAAAAGAAATTTTACTAGGAATAGACGCACAGACAAAAAACATTTATAATTTAATTGAAATGAATAAAAATGGCTCTAAAACCACGATTGTAGTTAATTCTTTTAAAACAAATCAACCTATTTCGAAAAATCATTTTACCTTTACCCAGAGTAAATATCCTAATTACTACATCAATAATTTAGACTAG
- a CDS encoding arsenate reductase ArsC, translated as MMKKNILVLCTGNSCRSQIAEGYLRYFSKEKADVYSAGVETHGVNPKAVAIMKEDGIDISNHTSNNINEYYGIPFDFVITVCDNAKERCPFFPSNAVKFHHNFTDPAKAIGNEEEILNQFRLVRGEIKMYCKQFVEDNL; from the coding sequence ATGATGAAAAAAAACATTTTAGTCCTTTGCACCGGTAACAGTTGCAGAAGTCAGATAGCTGAAGGGTATCTGCGTTACTTTTCAAAAGAGAAAGCAGATGTTTACAGTGCCGGGGTAGAAACTCACGGTGTTAATCCGAAGGCTGTGGCAATCATGAAGGAAGACGGAATTGATATTTCCAATCATACTTCAAATAATATTAATGAGTATTACGGGATCCCGTTTGATTTTGTAATCACCGTTTGTGATAATGCAAAAGAACGCTGTCCGTTTTTCCCAAGCAATGCAGTGAAATTTCATCACAATTTTACGGATCCTGCCAAAGCTATAGGAAATGAAGAAGAAATTTTGAACCAGTTCCGGTTAGTTCGCGGGGAAATAAAAATGTATTGTAAGCAATTTGTGGAGGATAATTTATAA
- a CDS encoding peroxiredoxin — protein sequence MSLVGKKFPNITVDAISEMGDNLRINILEEATKNNKKVLLFWYPKDFTFVCPTELHAFQAALPEFNAKNTIVIGASCDTNEVHFAWLNTAKDNGGIEGVTYPLLADTTRNLSTALGILDAEEVFNEETGDYLIEGSNVPYRATYLIDETGKIFHESVNDMPLGRNVGEYLRLIDAYTHVQTKGEVCPANWENGKEAMTADRLSTAAYLSKN from the coding sequence ATGTCATTAGTTGGAAAAAAATTCCCGAACATTACAGTAGATGCTATTTCAGAAATGGGTGATAACTTAAGAATCAACATTCTTGAAGAAGCAACAAAAAACAATAAAAAAGTATTATTATTCTGGTATCCGAAAGATTTCACATTCGTTTGTCCAACAGAATTACACGCTTTCCAGGCTGCTTTACCTGAGTTCAATGCAAAAAACACTATCGTAATCGGTGCTTCTTGTGATACTAACGAAGTACACTTTGCTTGGCTAAATACAGCCAAAGACAACGGTGGTATCGAAGGTGTTACTTACCCTTTATTAGCTGATACTACAAGAAACTTATCTACTGCTTTAGGAATTTTAGATGCTGAAGAAGTATTCAACGAAGAAACAGGAGATTATTTAATCGAAGGTTCAAACGTTCCTTACAGAGCTACTTACCTGATTGATGAGACTGGAAAAATTTTCCACGAAAGCGTAAACGACATGCCACTAGGAAGAAATGTTGGTGAGTACTTACGTTTAATCGACGCTTACACTCACGTTCAGACTAAAGGTGAAGTTTGTCCTGCAAACTGGGAAAACGGAAAAGAAGCTATGACAGCTGACAGATTAAGTACTGCTGCTTACTTAAGCAAAAACTAA
- a CDS encoding DUF6428 family protein, which translates to MRLSEIKEVLKTVETVNFKLPDGSFVPEHFHVTEIGEITKNFIDCGGTVRKETVVNFQLWDANDYEHRLKPQKLSHIIELSERILNIDDNEIEVEYQSTTIGKYDLDFNGTDFVLVVKKTACLAQDQCGVPKEKMKVSLKDLQEQSSCCTPNSSCC; encoded by the coding sequence ATGAGACTATCAGAAATTAAAGAAGTTTTGAAAACAGTTGAAACGGTAAACTTTAAATTGCCTGACGGAAGTTTCGTTCCGGAGCATTTTCACGTGACAGAAATAGGGGAGATTACCAAGAATTTTATCGACTGCGGAGGAACGGTTCGAAAAGAAACCGTAGTGAATTTTCAGCTGTGGGATGCCAATGATTATGAGCATCGATTAAAACCGCAAAAGCTGTCACACATCATCGAATTATCGGAAAGAATATTGAATATTGATGATAATGAAATCGAAGTGGAATACCAATCCACAACCATAGGAAAGTATGATTTGGATTTTAACGGAACCGATTTTGTTTTGGTTGTTAAGAAAACGGCCTGTTTAGCGCAGGACCAATGCGGTGTACCGAAAGAAAAGATGAAAGTTTCTTTAAAAGATTTGCAGGAACAATCATCATGTTGCACGCCAAATTCATCATGTTGCTAA
- a CDS encoding LptF/LptG family permease translates to MKILDRYILKSFLTTFTSVFVILFFIFILQGIWLFISELAGKNLDYMVVVKFLVFYSPKIVPLVLPLSILLASIMTFGSFAENYEFAAMKSAGISLGRAMKALTVFILLLSFAAFFFANTVIPKAEYKFINLRKDILQTKPAMAIAEGQFNTIGNSNIKVDKKAGENGELLEGVTMHIKSAQGFGNKTVIKAKRGVLKSEEGSNILKLDLIDGYYYEDVYPKKHEEQQRLPFAKATFKKYTINIDLTSLNKKETEGEIANTNTMLNVSELNFTIDSLQKNYKKDVISFTENISQGIEFTLRPKHYTSPGKFKSTDDVLASFTPYQRSQIFETALNNISSTDFSIQNNKNDLFEKKKNINKHWIALHDKFVVAFSCLLMFFIGAPLGAIIRKGGLGLPIVFAVLIFIIFHFINTFGKKVAQENGIPPFLGCWLSSMVLSPLAISLTYRATNDIGVMVNFDWITEPVQKLINRVLNNTEKTDLEDQRDEINEN, encoded by the coding sequence GTGAAAATTTTAGATCGTTACATTCTTAAATCGTTCCTAACTACATTTACTTCGGTATTTGTAATTCTTTTTTTTATATTCATTTTACAGGGAATCTGGCTGTTCATATCCGAATTGGCCGGTAAAAACCTCGATTACATGGTAGTTGTAAAATTCCTTGTTTTTTATTCGCCAAAAATCGTTCCTTTAGTTTTACCGCTTTCGATATTACTGGCTTCCATTATGACTTTCGGAAGTTTTGCCGAAAATTATGAATTTGCTGCTATGAAATCGGCAGGTATTTCTTTGGGAAGAGCCATGAAAGCATTGACTGTTTTCATCCTTTTACTGAGTTTTGCCGCATTCTTTTTTGCCAATACCGTAATCCCAAAGGCCGAATATAAATTCATCAATCTTCGAAAAGACATTCTACAGACCAAACCAGCCATGGCAATTGCCGAAGGACAGTTCAACACCATTGGAAATTCCAACATCAAAGTAGATAAAAAAGCTGGAGAAAATGGTGAATTATTGGAAGGCGTGACCATGCACATTAAATCTGCCCAAGGTTTTGGAAATAAGACAGTCATAAAAGCCAAAAGAGGTGTTCTTAAAAGCGAAGAAGGCTCAAACATCCTCAAGCTGGATTTGATTGACGGCTATTATTATGAGGACGTTTATCCTAAAAAACACGAAGAACAACAAAGACTTCCTTTCGCCAAAGCTACATTTAAAAAATACACAATCAATATCGACCTTACCAGTTTAAACAAGAAAGAAACGGAAGGTGAAATCGCTAACACCAATACGATGTTGAACGTGAGTGAATTGAATTTTACTATCGATTCACTTCAGAAAAACTATAAAAAAGATGTTATTTCGTTTACAGAAAATATCTCTCAAGGCATTGAATTTACATTAAGACCGAAGCATTATACTTCTCCAGGAAAATTTAAAAGCACAGACGATGTCCTGGCTTCTTTTACACCATACCAAAGAAGCCAAATTTTCGAAACGGCGTTGAATAATATTTCCAGCACTGATTTTTCAATTCAAAACAACAAAAACGATTTGTTTGAAAAGAAAAAGAACATAAACAAACACTGGATTGCACTGCACGATAAGTTCGTTGTTGCGTTCTCCTGTCTTCTTATGTTCTTTATCGGAGCGCCTTTGGGCGCCATCATCCGAAAAGGAGGATTGGGATTACCGATAGTTTTTGCGGTATTGATATTTATCATCTTCCATTTCATCAATACTTTCGGAAAAAAAGTGGCTCAGGAGAACGGTATTCCTCCATTTTTGGGTTGTTGGTTGTCCTCGATGGTCTTATCCCCATTGGCAATATCATTAACTTACCGGGCTACCAACGATATTGGCGTAATGGTTAATTTTGACTGGATCACAGAACCTGTCCAAAAATTAATAAACAGAGTATTAAACAACACTGAAAAAACAGATCTCGAAGACCAAAGAGATGAAATAAACGAAAACTAA
- a CDS encoding diacylglycerol kinase family protein: MEINKDNAFISGRIKSVGFAVKGAIKLITTEHSVMVQSSIAVLMIAAGFYFNISQTEWMFQILIFGLVLSIEGLNTAVEKMADFIHPDYHEKIGFIKDIAAGAVFFAAMAAIAIGLIIYLPRII, from the coding sequence ATGGAAATAAACAAAGATAACGCCTTTATTTCAGGACGAATAAAAAGTGTTGGATTTGCAGTAAAAGGCGCTATAAAACTGATTACTACCGAGCACAGCGTCATGGTTCAGTCCTCAATTGCTGTGCTTATGATTGCTGCCGGATTTTATTTTAATATCTCACAAACCGAATGGATGTTTCAGATACTCATTTTCGGTTTAGTATTAAGTATTGAAGGTTTAAATACGGCTGTTGAAAAAATGGCCGATTTTATTCATCCCGATTATCATGAAAAAATCGGTTTCATCAAAGATATTGCTGCCGGCGCAGTTTTTTTCGCTGCCATGGCTGCAATCGCAATTGGATTAATCATATATTTACCAAGAATAATCTAA
- the ribB gene encoding 3,4-dihydroxy-2-butanone-4-phosphate synthase, producing the protein MSTTEKIQLNTIEEAIEDIRQGKVIIVVDDEDRENEGDFLAAADKVTPEMINFMATHGKGLICTPLTEKRCKELDLHVMVGNNTDPMQTAFTVSVDLRGNGVTTGISAADRSKTVEALVNPNTKPFELGRPGHIFPLIAKEGGVLRRTGHTEAAIDFARLAGFRPAGVICEIMNDDGTMARLPQLVEVAKKLDLKLVSIEDLVAYRMQHDSLIHKKEDFEIHTRFGEFRLRAYLQITNKQVHIALTKGSWSAGEPILTRINSTHINNDILGTLTNDDADKKLDDMFKRINEEGKGAILFINHQSQASDLLSRLSELKGLQEKGVHKAPQIKIDIKDFGIGAQILHDLDISKIRLLTNSAQTKRVGMIGYGLEITEYTSF; encoded by the coding sequence ATGTCAACTACTGAAAAAATACAACTCAACACTATTGAAGAAGCAATAGAAGATATCCGCCAGGGGAAAGTAATCATTGTAGTAGATGATGAAGACCGTGAAAATGAAGGCGATTTTTTAGCTGCTGCGGATAAAGTTACGCCGGAAATGATCAATTTTATGGCAACACACGGAAAAGGTCTTATTTGTACGCCTTTAACCGAAAAACGCTGTAAAGAACTTGATTTACATGTGATGGTGGGTAATAATACCGATCCTATGCAAACCGCTTTCACAGTTTCTGTTGATTTAAGAGGCAACGGAGTAACTACCGGTATTTCTGCAGCTGACAGATCCAAAACAGTTGAAGCATTGGTAAATCCGAACACAAAGCCTTTCGAATTAGGGCGCCCTGGACACATTTTCCCTTTAATTGCAAAAGAAGGAGGCGTTTTGAGAAGGACAGGCCACACGGAAGCTGCTATTGATTTTGCACGTTTGGCCGGATTCCGTCCTGCGGGAGTTATTTGTGAAATCATGAACGATGACGGTACGATGGCGCGTTTACCTCAATTAGTTGAAGTAGCTAAGAAATTAGATCTGAAACTGGTTTCCATTGAAGATCTAGTGGCTTACAGAATGCAGCACGACAGTCTTATCCACAAAAAAGAAGATTTTGAAATACATACCCGTTTTGGGGAGTTTCGTTTGCGTGCTTATTTGCAGATTACTAACAAACAGGTTCATATTGCATTGACCAAAGGAAGCTGGAGTGCGGGTGAACCAATTTTAACGCGTATCAATTCCACGCACATCAATAACGATATATTAGGGACACTGACAAACGACGATGCCGACAAAAAACTGGACGATATGTTCAAACGTATCAACGAAGAAGGAAAAGGCGCTATTTTGTTTATAAACCACCAAAGTCAGGCTTCTGACCTACTTAGTCGTTTATCAGAATTAAAAGGATTGCAAGAAAAAGGTGTTCACAAAGCGCCGCAAATTAAGATCGATATAAAAGATTTTGGAATCGGTGCACAGATTTTACACGATTTGGACATTTCAAAAATCCGATTATTGACCAATTCGGCACAAACAAAACGTGTCGGAATGATTGGATACGGACTTGAAATTACAGAATACACAAGTTTTTAA
- a CDS encoding ArsR/SmtB family transcription factor, with translation MGASKSEFFSEQQNEMASLFKAISHPARVAIIEYLLKVDSCICGDIVNELPLAQPTVSQHLKELKSVGIIKGNIEGTAICYCLNPDTMKKLENYFSGISNNLIMKCC, from the coding sequence ATGGGAGCTTCAAAATCAGAATTCTTTTCGGAGCAGCAAAATGAAATGGCGTCATTGTTTAAAGCTATTTCGCATCCGGCAAGAGTGGCCATAATTGAGTATCTGCTAAAAGTGGATTCCTGTATTTGCGGTGATATCGTAAATGAATTACCCTTGGCACAACCTACAGTTTCCCAGCATCTGAAGGAATTGAAAAGTGTTGGGATTATTAAGGGAAACATCGAAGGTACAGCGATTTGTTATTGCTTAAATCCGGACACTATGAAAAAACTGGAAAATTATTTTTCAGGAATATCGAATAATCTAATAATGAAATGTTGTTAA
- a CDS encoding thioredoxin family protein produces the protein MLIELNEDTLQNIVDTNEKVVVQFSASWCGNCRIMKPKFKKLSTENENIAFVLVDAENSPESRKLANVSNLPTFATFVNGKLVNETQTNKAEVLTELVNEIV, from the coding sequence ATGTTAATAGAATTAAACGAAGACACGCTTCAAAATATAGTTGATACAAACGAAAAAGTGGTAGTACAATTTTCTGCCTCATGGTGCGGGAACTGCCGAATCATGAAACCGAAGTTCAAAAAACTTTCAACTGAAAATGAAAATATTGCTTTTGTTTTAGTCGATGCTGAAAATTCTCCGGAATCAAGAAAATTAGCAAATGTTTCCAACCTTCCAACATTTGCAACTTTCGTAAACGGGAAACTGGTAAACGAAACGCAGACCAACAAAGCGGAAGTTTTGACCGAACTGGTTAACGAAATTGTATAA
- a CDS encoding DNA translocase FtsK — MAKTSKKETSEPKSNDGTPKTPWKLNRRNKVLFGALLVLFAVALLLSFVSYYIYGEYDQSAIGSFADRSEKTYNWLGKFGAYLSNFFLYKGFGISSFLLVRLFFLAGSYLLVDISLAKLKSSIFWDMFAMVIISILCGFFWNYIPQLGGVIGYEMNLFAQDYIGKTGTFLALLFGVIVYLILKIKISTEGIKNFFESRSRSFEEELNEGKEVTKNNINTPTPLVADSNDFNDIIEEEVPTSNPSLDFNDAEDDEILSNIELKTVPSAFEINKEALKPTIEHPSEITLKPVPPVAVQHVLDTATPVVSETPKSEIIHTDDDSFTIEKIEEETTIEENMAARLVQDFGEFDPTLELSNYQFPSIDLLKEYSSGGITINQAELEENKNRIVDTLKNYNIGISQIKATVGPTVTLYEIVPEAGIRISKIKNLEDDIALSLAALGIRIIAPIPGKGTIGIEVPNNNPTMVSMKSVIASPKFQTAEMELPIALGKTISNETFVVDLAKMPHLLMAGATGQGKSVGLNAVLTSILYKKHPAEVKFVLVDPKKVELTLFNKIERHYLAKLPDDGDAIITDNTKVIYTLNSLCIEMDNRYSLLKDAMVRNIKEYNEKFKQRKLNPENGHRFLPYIVLVVDEFADLIMTAGKEVETPIARLAQLARAIGIHLIIATQRPSVNVITGMIKANFPARIAFRVTSKIDSRTILDTGGADQLIGRGDLLYTQGNDIVRVQCAFVDTPEVEKITEYIGSQKAYPNAYLLPEYVGEESGISLDIDISERDSMFRDAAEIIVTAQQGSASLLQRKLKLGYNRAGRLIDQLEAAGIVGPFEGSKARSVNIPDLVALEHFFANEQNNM, encoded by the coding sequence ATGGCGAAGACATCAAAAAAAGAAACATCTGAACCAAAATCTAACGACGGAACTCCAAAAACTCCTTGGAAATTAAACCGCAGAAACAAAGTCCTTTTTGGGGCTTTGCTCGTTTTATTTGCAGTCGCTTTACTACTTTCCTTTGTTTCCTATTATATTTATGGAGAATACGACCAAAGTGCAATTGGCTCATTTGCCGACAGAAGCGAAAAAACCTACAACTGGTTAGGGAAATTCGGAGCCTATCTTTCTAATTTCTTTTTATACAAAGGATTTGGGATTTCCTCATTTTTGTTAGTACGCCTTTTCTTTTTAGCCGGGTCGTATCTTTTGGTTGACATTTCATTGGCTAAACTGAAAAGTTCCATTTTCTGGGATATGTTTGCCATGGTAATCATTTCCATTCTTTGCGGTTTCTTTTGGAATTATATCCCGCAATTAGGTGGCGTTATCGGTTATGAAATGAATCTTTTCGCTCAAGATTATATCGGTAAAACAGGAACATTCCTGGCACTTCTTTTTGGAGTTATCGTTTATCTGATATTAAAAATTAAGATTTCCACTGAAGGAATCAAGAACTTCTTCGAAAGCAGAAGCCGATCATTTGAAGAAGAGTTAAACGAAGGGAAAGAAGTTACTAAAAACAATATAAACACCCCTACCCCACTAGTTGCAGATAGTAACGATTTTAATGACATTATAGAGGAGGAAGTTCCGACTTCAAATCCGAGTCTTGATTTTAATGATGCCGAAGACGATGAGATTTTGTCCAATATCGAATTAAAAACAGTTCCTTCAGCATTCGAAATAAACAAGGAAGCTTTAAAACCAACGATCGAACATCCGTCAGAGATCACGCTGAAACCCGTTCCTCCAGTGGCAGTTCAGCATGTTCTTGATACAGCAACCCCTGTAGTTTCGGAAACACCGAAATCAGAAATTATTCATACCGATGACGACAGTTTCACCATAGAGAAAATCGAGGAGGAAACTACCATTGAAGAAAATATGGCAGCCCGATTGGTTCAGGATTTTGGCGAATTTGATCCGACATTAGAGTTATCAAATTACCAATTCCCGTCAATCGATCTTTTAAAAGAATATTCGTCTGGCGGAATTACCATCAATCAGGCTGAATTGGAAGAAAATAAAAACCGAATTGTAGACACGCTGAAAAACTACAACATCGGAATTTCCCAAATCAAGGCCACTGTTGGTCCGACAGTTACCTTATATGAAATCGTTCCGGAAGCCGGTATCCGAATTTCAAAAATCAAAAACCTTGAAGACGATATCGCACTTTCATTAGCGGCGTTAGGCATCCGTATCATTGCCCCTATTCCGGGCAAAGGAACCATTGGTATTGAGGTTCCGAACAACAATCCGACGATGGTGTCGATGAAAAGCGTAATCGCTTCACCGAAATTCCAGACTGCCGAAATGGAATTACCTATTGCTTTGGGTAAAACCATCTCAAATGAAACCTTTGTGGTGGACTTGGCAAAAATGCCACACTTATTGATGGCTGGTGCTACCGGACAAGGTAAATCGGTTGGATTAAATGCCGTTCTTACATCAATATTGTACAAAAAGCACCCTGCCGAAGTAAAATTTGTTTTGGTAGATCCAAAAAAAGTTGAGCTTACCCTTTTCAATAAAATTGAAAGACATTATCTAGCAAAACTTCCGGATGACGGCGATGCTATCATCACGGATAACACCAAAGTAATCTACACTTTGAACTCGCTTTGTATTGAAATGGACAATCGTTATTCTTTACTAAAAGACGCAATGGTACGTAACATTAAGGAGTACAACGAAAAGTTCAAACAAAGAAAACTGAATCCGGAAAACGGACACCGCTTTTTACCATACATCGTTTTGGTTGTCGATGAGTTTGCCGATTTGATTATGACCGCTGGAAAAGAGGTAGAAACCCCGATTGCCCGTTTGGCTCAGTTGGCCCGTGCTATCGGAATTCACCTTATTATTGCAACGCAACGCCCTTCGGTAAACGTAATTACTGGTATGATTAAAGCGAATTTCCCTGCCCGTATTGCCTTCAGGGTAACATCAAAAATCGATTCAAGAACGATTTTGGACACTGGTGGTGCCGATCAGCTAATTGGCCGCGGAGATTTATTGTATACACAAGGTAACGATATCGTTCGTGTACAATGTGCTTTCGTGGATACACCTGAAGTGGAAAAAATCACGGAGTATATCGGATCGCAAAAGGCTTATCCTAACGCTTATCTGCTTCCGGAGTACGTTGGCGAAGAAAGTGGCATAAGTCTTGATATAGATATTTCAGAAAGAGATTCTATGTTCAGGGATGCTGCCGAAATCATTGTTACGGCACAACAGGGTTCTGCGTCGTTACTGCAACGAAAACTAAAACTAGGTTACAACCGCGCCGGCCGACTTATCGATCAGCTTGAAGCCGCCGGAATTGTTGGTCCGTTTGAAGGCAGTAAAGCAAGAAGCGTTAATATTCCTGACCTGGTAGCTCTGGAGCATTTTTTCGCTAACGAACAAAACAATATGTAA
- a CDS encoding DUF6952 family protein codes for MKLPVIKQLTQFIEENDQDYIVETIEVLEALTEVPSLKDEELDVIGELLSNMYGALEVNKMIKDGTDKKEALNTFMQRVLGSIDK; via the coding sequence ATGAAGTTACCGGTAATAAAACAACTGACTCAGTTTATTGAAGAAAACGATCAGGATTACATTGTAGAAACCATCGAAGTATTGGAAGCCTTAACGGAAGTTCCGTCGTTAAAAGATGAAGAACTGGACGTTATCGGAGAATTACTTTCCAATATGTATGGAGCACTGGAAGTAAACAAAATGATAAAGGACGGAACCGATAAAAAAGAAGCATTAAATACTTTCATGCAACGCGTTTTGGGTTCTATCGACAAATAA
- the tpx gene encoding thiol peroxidase has translation MAQIKLKGNPVNTTGSLPQVGTPALDFTLVKTDLSTVSLTDFKGSKLVLNIFPSIDTSTCATSVRKFNETASNLTNTKVLCISRDLPFAQNRFCGAEGLENVVNLSDFRDGSFGETYGLTITDGPLTGLHSRVVIVLDENGVVKHAEQVEDIVDEPNYEKALAAL, from the coding sequence ATGGCTCAGATAAAATTGAAAGGAAACCCAGTAAACACAACGGGTTCATTACCTCAGGTAGGTACACCTGCATTAGACTTCACTTTAGTAAAAACTGATTTATCAACGGTTTCATTAACCGATTTCAAAGGAAGTAAATTGGTTTTAAATATATTCCCAAGTATTGATACAAGCACTTGTGCTACTTCGGTTCGTAAATTCAATGAAACAGCAAGCAACTTAACAAACACGAAAGTATTATGTATTTCTCGCGACTTACCATTTGCTCAAAATCGTTTTTGTGGAGCTGAAGGTTTGGAAAATGTGGTTAACCTATCAGATTTCAGAGACGGATCTTTCGGAGAAACATACGGATTAACCATTACTGATGGCCCATTAACAGGATTACATTCCCGCGTGGTAATCGTTTTGGATGAAAACGGAGTTGTGAAACATGCTGAACAGGTTGAGGATATTGTTGACGAACCAAATTACGAAAAAGCTTTAGCAGCACTTTAA